In Paludibaculum fermentans, the genomic stretch TCAGTGGCAAACACAACTGGAAGGCCGGCTTCCAGTGGCTGATCTTCCAACTGAACTACCTGCAGAGCCGCTATCCCCGCGGCCAATACCAGTTCAACGGCGCGTTCACGAACGATCCGGCGCATCCGGATACCACCGGCGACGCGTTCGCTGACTTTCTCCTGGGCTATCCGCAGAACACCCAGCGGAATGCTGGCGATGCCGTCGCATATCTGCGGCAGCACAACTACGGACTGTTCCTGCAGGACGACTGGCGGCTGACTAGTCGCCTGACCGTCAACCTGGGCTTGCGCTACGAGCGCTTCTCACCCTACACCGAACAGCGCGGCCACCTGTTCAATCTCGATTACTCGACGCTGCCGGCCGCGCCGCGCCTGGTGGGTGGATCACAGGCGGTGGAGCCCAATCGCAGGAACTTCGCGCCGCGAGTCGGCCTCGCCTGGCGCTTACCCGGCATTGCCGGTCGCGACTCGCAAACCGTGCTCCGTGCGGGCTACGGCCTCTTCTACTCGCCAGAGATCGCCATCGAAACCTACGATCTCGTCCGCAACGCGCTACGCAATGAGACCAACCAGACAAACGGCTTGCTGCCCGTCCTGACGATCGCCGACGGCTTCCCGCGGAACAGCTCGTTGGGCCTGCCCAGCTATTTCGGACTCGACCGCCATGCCGCGACGCCCTACATGCAGCAGTGGAACTTCAGCCTGCAGCGCGAACTTGGAGCCGTGGGCGTTGTGGATGTCAGCTACGTCGGCAGCAAGGGCACACACCTGGGCCGCCTCCGCCGTTTCAACACGTCCCTGCACGTAGAGACCGGCGAGAATCTGGATCCGCGCCCGGGCGACCTGCAATCGCTGCGGACCTTCCCGCAACTGGGCCCCATCTTCCAACGCCAGCACATCTCGAACTCCTCGTACAACTCGCTGCAGGTGAAAGGCGAGCGGCGCCTCTCCAAGGGGCTCTCGTTCCTTCTGGCCTTCGTCTGGTCGAAGTCGATCGACGACTCCGATGCCGTCACACTCGGCCTCTACGACAGTTGGAGCGCGCAGGATGAACGCAACTTGCGCCTGGAACGCGGCCTCTCGTTCTTCAACTCAGGACGCCGGCTCAGCGGCGGGTTTGTCTACAATGTACCGAGGCTGCCATTCCTCAAGCCCGTATTTCGGGGTTGGCAGGCCAGTGGTCTGCTCACGTTCCAGGACGGCACCCCTCTGAATCCTGTTTACTTTACCGTGGATATCGCGAACTCAGGAACTCCGAATCGGCCAGACCTCGTGCCGGGCCAGAGCGTGCAGTTGCCTGCCTCCGAGCGCAGCATTGCCCGCTACTTCAATCCCGACGCCTTCCAGACGCCCAAGCCCTACACGTTCGGCAATGCGGGCCGCAACATCCTGCCCGCGCCTGGCAACGGCGTCGTGGATGCCGCCTTGCAACGCCGGTTCCAGGTGCGGGAACGGCTTGCCCTCTCATTCCGCATGGAGGGGTTCAATATCATGAATCACCCGAATATCGGCATCCCCATACCCAACCCCGACTTCGGCCCCTTCTTCGGACGGATTGTCGCCGCAGGCGAGCCTCGCCGCTTTCAGTTCGCACTCCGGACCGACTTCTGATGAGCACGATTCCCGCTCCGATTCGGGCTGCGCTGGATGGCCTGCGATTCGATGGAACCCATCGGGAAACGATTGCCTCCATCCACACAAACGAATGGCCGCGCGTGCTGGCCTTTCTTGACCGTACTCAACTCAGCTTGAGCCTGCTGTTGCGCTGCCGTGAACACCTGCCCGCCGAAGTCGCCGAGAGGCTGGAGAAGAACCACGCGGCGAACCAGTTCAGATTCAAGAAGCTCGCGCAAGCCTATGCGGAGATTGCCACCTCGCTCGAGTTCGCCGGGATCCCCTTCGCCCTCCTGAAGGGCTTCTCCCAGAGTCCCTGGTTCGCGACGGAGCCCCGCGACCGCGTGCAGTACGACCTCGATCTCTTCTGCCCGCCCGAGCACGTCTATCAGGCCCGTGAGAAGCTGCTGCAACTCGGCTACGAATCGCTCACCGGCTACGAGCGCCACCCCATCGATCACCTGCCCGTGCTCGTGAGAAAGAGAGGCTGGGAATGGAAGGGCGACTATTTCGACCCCGAGATCCCCATCAGCGTCGATCTCCATTTCCGTTTCTGGAACGAGTCGAATGAACGCTTCCGGCCTGAGGGGCTGGAGGACTTCTGGCCGCGGCACGAGTTCAGTGAATCCGGCGGACTCAGCTATCCCGCGCTGCATCCCGCGGACCGGGTCGCCTACAGCTGCCTGCACCTGCTACGCCACATTCTGCACGGCAACGCCAGGCCCAGTCACGTCTACGAGCTAGCCTGGTTCCTCCACCGCCATGCCGCCGACACTGACTTCTGGGCCACCTGGTGGACGCTGCATGGCGAGTCGTTGCGCCGCCCGCAGGCGATCTGTTTCGCGATCGCCCGGCAATGGTTTGGATGTCCGCTCTCGCCGGAAGCAGCGGCGGCGGTGGACGCATTACCCGCGGCCGTGACGGAGTGGATCAGCGAATACGCGCTCGCGCCGCTCGAAGGGCTCTTCATTCCAAACAAGCATGAACTCTGGCTGCACCTGAGCCTGGTCGACTCGAATCGCGATCGGGCCGCGGTCCTGTTTCGACGCCTGATTCCAACGACTCTACCCGGCGAGGTGGACGCGGTCCTCCTGCCCGAGGAGCAGCTCACGCCCTGGATCCGGCTGCGTCGGCGCTGGAAGTACGTCGCCCATCTCGCTGCACGCGGCGCCTACCACGCTCGAGCCGCCGTGCCCGCGCTCATCCACGGCTCAGCGTGGTTCTCTCGCAGCCAGGGCATCGATCCCGGCTTCTGGCGCTTTCTCAGCGCCGCCTGGCTCTATGAACTCGGCCTCTTCGTCTTCATGCTGTTGTACAACCTGCAACTCATCGATCTGGGCTACAAGGAGGATTTCCTGGGCTCCGTGACCAGCGCGCAGACAGCGGGCAGTTTCGCGGCCGCGCTGCCCATG encodes the following:
- a CDS encoding TonB-dependent receptor, translated to MRALAAALLWSCAAWGQVSSGTLLGDVRDSSGALVPGAHIVARNAATDFVRMAVSNGSGSYTLDGLAAGSYSIRAEKAGFQVTVASEVVLEVNQKARLDFELKPGESNSSVDVAADVTQLQTADSTAGYFFETSAVASLPLVGRNIISLVTVGPGAIPRQLSGFYHDTITDLQGNRGMVGLNHPINGGRSTMNMYLLDGANNTDRNTFSIAVVPPLESVQEFRVQSSLAAAEFPNAGGGVIDVVTKSGGQKLHGSAYEYLRNEAADAHSFFDDPSLPRPVFRQNQFGGSIGGRVPLPSTFFFAAYDGLRGQAAASSLHLFPNTTLRAGDFTGRNPIFDPLNADTVTGQRAPLPGNRIPASRIDGIARKYVDTYLPLPNRPEGNTNYLDSTPDRHDNDSASGRLDHQFRDGSSLFGRYTINDERGRLGRAFPERPSLENLRAQQVSLGYLRTGSNWSSEGRLSYTRLRVFNIPESAFQKDVMAELGLTGFSSDPFFYGLPYFLVTNFETVIDTTTLPQVQRDNLWNASANYARVSGKHNWKAGFQWLIFQLNYLQSRYPRGQYQFNGAFTNDPAHPDTTGDAFADFLLGYPQNTQRNAGDAVAYLRQHNYGLFLQDDWRLTSRLTVNLGLRYERFSPYTEQRGHLFNLDYSTLPAAPRLVGGSQAVEPNRRNFAPRVGLAWRLPGIAGRDSQTVLRAGYGLFYSPEIAIETYDLVRNALRNETNQTNGLLPVLTIADGFPRNSSLGLPSYFGLDRHAATPYMQQWNFSLQRELGAVGVVDVSYVGSKGTHLGRLRRFNTSLHVETGENLDPRPGDLQSLRTFPQLGPIFQRQHISNSSYNSLQVKGERRLSKGLSFLLAFVWSKSIDDSDAVTLGLYDSWSAQDERNLRLERGLSFFNSGRRLSGGFVYNVPRLPFLKPVFRGWQASGLLTFQDGTPLNPVYFTVDIANSGTPNRPDLVPGQSVQLPASERSIARYFNPDAFQTPKPYTFGNAGRNILPAPGNGVVDAALQRRFQVRERLALSFRMEGFNIMNHPNIGIPIPNPDFGPFFGRIVAAGEPRRFQFALRTDF
- a CDS encoding MFS transporter; this translates as MSTIPAPIRAALDGLRFDGTHRETIASIHTNEWPRVLAFLDRTQLSLSLLLRCREHLPAEVAERLEKNHAANQFRFKKLAQAYAEIATSLEFAGIPFALLKGFSQSPWFATEPRDRVQYDLDLFCPPEHVYQAREKLLQLGYESLTGYERHPIDHLPVLVRKRGWEWKGDYFDPEIPISVDLHFRFWNESNERFRPEGLEDFWPRHEFSESGGLSYPALHPADRVAYSCLHLLRHILHGNARPSHVYELAWFLHRHAADTDFWATWWTLHGESLRRPQAICFAIARQWFGCPLSPEAAAAVDALPAAVTEWISEYALAPLEGLFIPNKHELWLHLSLVDSNRDRAAVLFRRLIPTTLPGEVDAVLLPEEQLTPWIRLRRRWKYVAHLAARGAYHARAAVPALIHGSAWFSRSQGIDPGFWRFLSAAWLYELGLFVFMLLYNLQLIDLGYKEDFLGSVTSAQTAGSFAAALPMGLLLQRKGAAWLITAAFVALGAVFALRAVVTGSTALLVSAFAGGVVLSAFTVAFAPAIARLTNPRSRSLGYGIFFSSGVAMGIFGGMLGGRLPGWFSASGAPGKKSALLASCALVVVAAWPVSRLRLSSAEPSAAPPRVYPRNPVVWRYLAALVVWNLATGAFNPFFNAYFTSKLHANVSELGSIFAISQFAQAAAMLSAPLLLRRFGLIPGIVGMQMAASIGLLGLSWAASAGVGAAIYVAYMAAQWMSEPGMYSVLMNPLSKEEMGGAAALNMMAILLAQLVAASAAGAAITHFGYSATLGGAGVVGAVAAMLFWILLRGTQVSSNPAT